A window of Mustela lutreola isolate mMusLut2 chromosome X, mMusLut2.pri, whole genome shotgun sequence genomic DNA:
GAGGTTTATTCAAAGCCTCAGATAAAGTTATGATAAATCAATATTCCTTTGAGGCAAAGCAAGTGCCTCTCTGAGACCAAAACGACACCAAAAACAGTTGCTAGCAAACAGGAATAATGGGTCAGGTTCTTAAGAGCAAATAAGTTCTCCGTCCTTAAGGTTTATAGCTTAAGATTGTATAGCCCTTTTGGCATTGAGTAAAAGGAGTTTAACAAAcaattgggagatttttttttggtcaggcctccagaaactaaatttttttcatcaaatcaCTGAGTATGATCAGAAGagtgatttctgtgtgtgtgtgttgttttttaagtttctgaaggAAAGGCATACATGAATGTAAGAGACAAAAAACATAATCAAACCCCTTTAGAAATATACATAATTCAAATATACAACAGGAAAATCCACCAAGATGTTCTAACATGCCAGTAGTTCTCTAAATTTCTCAAGCATCAGACAAAACCTCCATCAAATCTCTGCTTCCTACCACCAACCCGCCCTAACCAGAGTTTCTGAATTACTAGGTAGGGATGCAGTGGgacccaagaatctgcatttctaagagGTTTCTCCATGCCCCTGCTGCTGGTTCAAAGACTGACTTAAAATCCACTGCACTCAAATATGGAAGGCACAATTCTAGCCTAGTAGAAAAGAATGTTTTTCAGGTGGAACGGTGGGATTGAAGTGTCTGTATTAGGGTTAGGAATGGAGGTTTCTCCCTAAGTGTTTCTGCTTGAAATTTGGTCATGGATGCCAACTGCCTCTTCATCTTTGGCTAGAGTTCAGAGTTTTTGTTCTGTGGAGAAAGTGGTGGCCAATAAGGCAGTCAAGCAGATGTGAGCAACCAGGAGTCCATTCCACTTATTTCTCCTGGGGGGTCTCCCTTGTCTCTGCGCTATGAGACTGGgagttcttttcccttttcaacAGCTCTTCAAAGATCTCATTGTGCATGTAAAAGAAGATGTACCCGGTGCAAAGCCTAGCCTCCTGCATCAGAGCTTCTTGGATACTTGATACCTGGAGATCATTGTAAGTGAACCACACTTGCCTCTCAAAGTCATAGGCATCGCTGATATAATGGCCTGAATTTGGGGACTTCCCAAGATGGCTGACAACACCAATGAGCCGATAGGCGTAGAGATCTCTCATCTCGGCACTTCTTTTTGGTGTCTTGGCTTCCGTTTCTGTCTTTGTATCCAAAGCTTGTTTCTTTCCAGGGCTTTTATTAGAACTCGATTCACCTAGAGAATTCACATTGGCCCCCTGGAGACTTAAGTCTGTGTGTCGCCTGAGGTTCTGTGTGTACCACTGGACATGTGGCTTCAAAAGGGCTTGAAGCAGTGCCTGCTGAAGGGCTTGTTCATAGAGCCTCACCCTTTCTTGCTGCTTGGTCTGTTCAGCCAGTTTTTGGGATTCCtttgaaattctgttttttttaccATCATAAAAGTCCTCAACGGTGTCAGCAACACTCTCAAAATCTACCAGTGTATtagttttcttgtatttctttcgCTTTCGATTTTCAGATGCTTCTTGAAGATGAATGCCTGCAAGGTGTGTTTCTGGACCACTGCGGGGTTTACCTTCATTGTCACAGATCAGATAAGGGGACACTTGTTCCAGATCTATCATTAAGCCAGCGGCTAATACCTCTTTTTCAATGACTATTCCATCTCCTAAGTTCACCAATTTGGAATCTGTCCCATTCAGTCTGGAACGTTTTCCCAGGTCTTTTTTCTGCTGTTCTCTGCGTGACCCTTCATAGAGAATCCGGGATTTTTGTGGTTTAGACTCTTTGTCTGGCCCAGCGTGTGGAACCCGGTGAACCCTGGATGCTGAGGTCAACTTTTGGGAAAGTGCTGATGGTTGGAGTCTTTCAGCACTCAACTTCTGAAAGACTTTTAGGACTTGGATGTCCCTATTATGTACATTCTTGCTCACAGGAAGAGGTGGTTTGGTACTTTCATTGCAGTGAGATGATAACtttaaatacttagaaataacaACTTCCTGGTCATCCTTCCTCAGCGACCAAAACTCGTTAAAGATATAACGTTTCAGATGAACAATGAGAACCCTGGGGAGCCTACTGAACTTGTGCACTGCGACAGAACTCCTGTGCTGACATTTCTCACATTTATACTCAAGTTCTTCTGCTCCGAAGAAGAGATCAAAAGCAGATTGAATAGACAAAGGGAGCGCTTTCATTCCCTGGGGAAGGTTAATGGAGAGATAATTGCTCACTTCTGTCTTGAGAACAACCTGACCACAAGCTTGACAAATAATAGAGCGCAGCAACTCAAACTCAAAATTAGTGATGACGGGACAAATGAGCACTCTGGTGGCAGCACTGTCAGCAAAGACCTGTTGAGCGGTGTTGTCCTCTTTGGATTCAATTTTCATCTTCCAAATTGTGTTTAATTTCCCCATGTTCTCTTTCATCTGATCCAAACAGTGGCCTAAAAATTCATGGGCATCATTTTGTATGTTGCCGGAGAAGATCTCTGCAACTGTTGAAATggcttttttaatatttacaagtAACCGCTCCTTgatttttatgttataaatatttttcaaaacaaacagCTGTGCTAAGCACATGCTAAGAGCACCAAGGGGAATTTTATCCCATGGGAAATCCTGACTGAGTAAATCATCAGCAAATGATGGAATCGAAAATAAGGACTGTAAAACTGCATTCATGTAACAGGTGTTTCCCAAGTTGGGGAGGCCTTGCCATAATTTCTCTGGGTAGAAATCAAAAGTCATCTTGAGTTTGTCCCACTCTGGGTCATTTGCATTATATTTTGGTGCCAACAGAAACGCCAAATATAGTTTCTCAGTCAGCATCTGAAGAAGACCTGTGCCATCCAATTGAGGCTTTCCAGGAGAAGTGGTCTTTATTAAGGCCTCAAACTCtacgttttttttcttttttaacactcTTAATCTCAATTTTTTCTTCTCATCATGGCTCACATGCCTCAAGGGATTTGTCTGGGATTTCATCTTTCCTACAGAATTAGTCTTTTTGGGGGTATTCCCAGTCATCTCTGAACCAGATGATACCATCCTTTTCCTCTTCCCGTATCTATTCTCTAATAAATCTTTGCAATGAAGTTTTGATGACTTTGATGCAGATGAAGCCCTCTTCTGATGGTCAGGTGTTCGAGTTCCTTCTCCTATCTGAAAAGATCTACTACTTGGCTTCCTCTTCTTATGGTCAGGTGTTCGAGTTCCTTCTCCTATCTGAAAAGATCTACTACGTGGCttcttgcctgctttgtggaATGAGTTTTTGTTGATTTCCTTCGGTGCTGTCTTCCTGGCAAAGATATCTCCATCCTTCCCAGGTCTCACAGATGACTGAGTATTATTTTGATGGACTCTATCCAGGAACATCTTCAACTGTACAGCATCTCTGAAATATAATCTTTCCATAAACAAGAAGCTATTGTTTTGGAAAATTAAACGCAGGTGATTTTGCTTTTCTCCATATGATCTAAAGaccacatttttaatattatttagttGAAAAGTTACAGATTCTCCAGTGGTGAAACACACCACCAATTtgatcctcttctttctttctactgtTTCAATGTATGCTTCTTTGGTCCTAGACATCCCCATCTTCCTGTTCCATATTTGGACAAAACCATGTACCCTTAGAGTGGCCATATGTTCTTCAGAAATAAGTTACACGTATCCTGAATTATTGACAATCTCaaagttctgatttgttttgcAAGCTCACTTTTGGAGACAGCACCAAGAAATGATTCTTCAGCTCTCTATAAGAATGGTTCTACTTCTCGTATTGGTTTTATGCTAGTTTCTTCAGGTTCTAGATGTCTAACTATTTAGTGATAAAACCAATAATCTTCAAGAGCTGTACATGATGACACGAGGAAAGAATCTTGATTTCTCAGGCAAGACagctactggaaaaaaaaaatcaagaaaaatcatTTAAGCTATTAGAAAAATGCTTGGATAGAACTCAGATTTTACTCCTATGCACTAAATCTCCTTTCCACTACAACACTAGATTCCATTATGATTAATTTCCCCACTTCAGCTGAAATCATTAAACACTTGGAAGACTTTCAATATATAGCTGGAGAGCATAATGAACAGTGTCTCAAGCGTAAGCATATACTGTGTTAATTCTCCTGTCATAGAATGACCCTGCAGAGCAATCACAGTAAGTGAATAAGAGAGTGGCGGTAGTAGGCAGCCCTCAAACCAATAACAGGTGAACAGCTCTTAATGTCCAGAAATCTACAGGACTTCATACACAGGCCACTAAATGTAAATCAATCTAACCTCTTTCCAAATCCAGTTATCTTCCTTCCTCTCATGTGGCACAGTGTGAAGTCCATACATTCTACCCCATGTGGGCCCCTTAACCTACCACTAGGTAACAAAGAATTGACTATCTCCAACTCCAACAAGTCAAGATGACCTGGTATGCTCTAAGCAATCCCTATGCTTGTGATAAGGGTGAAGTAACTGAAAATTTAAAGCCATGTGGAACAAGACCATAAAAAGCAATTTTGAAAGTTGGTTAAGGTTATGACCGAGACTAAGCTCAAGATTGTGTTTACTGTGTTTTACTATTGAACAAGCAAATGCAGATAATAGAAACAATTTACAAGAAATAAGATATGATGAGTGGAAACTTTCCCATGGGCCCCAGCGTTGGCTTCACTGTTCCTATGGAGGCATGCCCCAAGTTTCAACGTTGGTGTCATCCATGCAGAATGAAGAATGCCCCGGGTTGAAAAAGTTACCAAATCAGTCGTCTGGTCTTTTAGCCATTATACCAGGGGTAGAACCAAGTCAGCATTAAGGGTATCTTATTAACACACATAAATTTCTTACTAAGTCCcaattaacatctttttttactttccatttcttACTGCACCATCATATGGCCTAGAGAAAAACTGGTTATGCTCAACATGGATGAATTATGTACTAGACAACACCATCTCCTGGATCTTTAGTCTTGCTTTCCTCAGACCTACAACTATTCTCACATTCACCTGTCTAAAGTAGAATCACCAATAGATTCTCTGGGTCAGCTGGGCTGTGGAGAACTGTCATAAGGCCTTGCAGCATAACTGGGCCACCAACCCAGGCAATGGGAAAATCATATGCAACAACTTCTAGTGGACCTTAACTTTTTCCAGAAAATACTATGTGGACACCTTTAGGAAATATTGAGCCATCCATGGACAAGTACAAGGCATTTTCATCCAGGGTTAATTATGGGATTGGACAGTCAGTGTGagatctgtttgtcttccagactGCATGTAACTAATACTTTAaagtaaccatttttaaaatcagtctaACACTGTCCTTCTGATTGGCTAGAGTTGCTTCCACATTCTCCTCCAATTGATTACCTCTTGCAGCTGACATGCAATGCCTGACGTGCACTTCCCACAAGCTAAATTAGGTCAATTTCTTGAAATAATCTCATCTCTCTACTCCTCAGGTGCCTTATGTACTAAACCACGAGCAATAACATATTTTTCAACAAGTTAGGTCTACCAAATCTACCTGACTCGGGTCATTTTTTTGGCTTGAGAACTTCAGAGCCATCCATTCTGAACTTCAGTCCAAGAATTCCCCAAGCAAGTTCTGAGGGTTTGCAAACACATCACTCATGAAGGCACTTTAGCatcttttaattcatttcacaAAGTGATAAATCTGTAACACTAATTCTTTACATATTAACACTTCCAAGTACATACTGCCTGCTTTGGAATAAGCCAGGTACTCCAGGCTTGTATCCTGTAGGGTCTCTAACATCATCCCAGCAGAAGGTATATAAAAGGAAACACACAGCAAATCACTGATGTAGGGAAAGAAGTTCCCATCAGGTTACAAGGAACAGCACTGGGACAGTGCACTAAGGTCACCACAACCTACGTGTGAGAAGTCAAAGTAGAACTGAAAACTTACCACTAAATGCCATCAAATATATGAcaggaaaaaatcaaatttaaaaagcccCACCATGGGTAATTCTGCTTATCATCCTGTATCAACTACAAATTACAAATGGTCAAAAAATACAGCCAAATGTCCTAGTTTTCCAAAAATGTCTCGAACATCCTATGTGAACACTTACTAAGCTTATAAGATTGTGTTCAAGGCAAGGAGAAACTCTTGAGTGCTAAGTAAAGAAACCATTCCCTAAACCCTAAATGTTCTAAGATGACATTAAAATGGACTTTAGTTATAGTGCTGCTAACAACCAAGACATCATCTGTTGGTAATGAAcatttctctctaaaatagaatGGATCCTCCCAGTGCCCATCAGCATATGCCCATTGGTATTGAGCACGGTACacatacattttttgttttttcaaaaagacaaagtTTAGTGGTCCTCCTGACAAATATTTACCATTAGGCCAAGATGAGATCTTAGGCTTTGAGGTATCAGAGATCAATGTGCTGTTCCCCCCCAACCTGACCTGCTTCTTCCATGCCTACCTCTCCACAGAACACACTAGTGACTCCAAAGTAGttatattagttaaaaaaaaaaaaagaagaagaagttgtaTTAGTGATTAGCCCACTGCCACCATGGTCAACTCTAGAGTATTGGGCTCATTGACAAAAGTAAGTCTAAGAATTTCTTGCCCCATCCTATGTAGGCTAGAGAGGTTCCTATAAACCAGCTTTGGTGACAGGGTGCACATAATCTGAGCTAGCTTCCTGTAACTcaaaaccagagaggaaggaTCTGATGTACTTAGTCACTCAAAATTAAACTTTTCTGATTAACTCTATAGGGGACCGATCTGAATTAATGAATAGGTAAGCACTTAGCACTACAAATATCTGTTATCAAGAAGGCATGTGCCAAAATCCATGGGAAGCTGTATTTTCTCCCACATAGTTAAATACTCTTCCTAAATCTCGTCTATGTTATTAACTTGCTCAGCAAATCCCGTTTTTATGGATAATGCTAAAGGAAACTTCTGCTTGGTCTGGTCCCTGCCCAGATTATCAAAGACTCAAAATTGGTGGAGCATAAGTTAgggagatttttgttttatcaaGTATTAATCTACCAAGTTCTGTTCAGTGAAGTAGGGATTGCACTCATCCATACACAGAAGTGCATATGCATCCAAGTGAGAGAATGATCATATTTATCATGGTGGAAATGGGGCCATAAAAACATTCAAGCACAACAGCAGATTCAAGTTGTCTGGATTATTTATAGTTCACTGTCCTACTGTAGATGCTACGTAAGAGTTTAAACTAtttcctctacacacacacacacacacacacacacacacacgagacaaAGTCTTCATTGTTCTTAAGTCGCCCACTTGAAAGAACCTACAACCCCAGAAGGATTTCCAAGCTGCATTCAAAAATTTTGCGGTCCCAGCTCTGAtctgtatttatcaaaaactGTTGTCTGTTCTAATGATAGCTGAAACAATCTAAGACCCTCATGGCTTTTCCACTATCTGTCTTCAAGAGGGCGGTTAAGAGACCTATGTTTCCAAAAATGATGTCTGCTTTTATTGCACTTTCCTCACAGTTCAACGTGCATATTTTTGATCCCAGAACAAAGGTGACGTCTTTGCGCCCACTGAGAAGGGGAAGTGCAGAATAGGCGCCATCTTGCTGGCGGACAGCCAAGGGGTCTAACCACTGCTCACTTTCCTAGTTATTCCATCTTAAGTTGAAATCCTCTTTTTGATTCTGCCCCGTCACTCAAAGGCTTTTAGGGCCTCCTTGATTGCTTGTtcatagaaaattttaaactcaAATGTATCCGTTTTCTAAGACTCCACTCAAGAGCACCATGTGACTATTCTATGCAGACTAAACTAGGCTCCGGCAGTAGTGGTATTCCAATTCCATTCCAAAGTTGTGGAAGTCAAAGTGTTTTTCTCTCGTTTTACCCACAAACCCAGCCCACTCGGTCTGACTCGTCACCTCCGAGCGCAGCACACTAGGCTAGCTTCTGATCTCAGGGCAGAGGCAAAAATTCAGGGAGCTGCACTATTCTTGTCAGATTGGGAGGCATCACCTCTGGTGTCAAGGAGATGGCTATGTAGTTAAAAACTCCTGGTAGAAATCTCCTTCGCGGTTCCTTTACTAACTCTCTTTACATCGATCTTCATGGTCATTGAATATTTGCTGAGCGTCTGCTCTGTGCTGCGGATTACGATTTCCTGCGTGTTGGCCCTATGCTGTGTATTGTGACCAGGGCTCTCAAGGACACAAAGGATGTGAGTATTCACTGTACCTAAGCAATGTAGACTGTAAACGTCATCCTACACACATCACAAATGAAAGGGTCTTGCTTCCAGTGGGGACAAAGGATCTGGGAAAATATCTTTTCCCTGTCATTTTCTAGCGCTTGACATGAAGTCAGGGTGGGAGCAGTGTTTTGTAGAGAGGATCTTCTAGACTGAGATTTCCCAAGCCCTCCCGCAAAGAAATTGGCCCCTGGGAAAAATGCCTGCAAGTCCAAGAAGCCAGAAGCCCTGTTAATAATTGTGTATTAAGATAACTTTAGAAGGATTTGATAGGCTTTTGGAGTATTTACCCTCTGTGTCCTATACTTCTATTTCCCACCGTTCATGCTTTCATTATTTCAAGAGCAAAAAATCCctgaaaaccaatgagaatacaTCCTTCAAATCTGAATATGCATTTCTCATTTCCAAAGCATTcattataaaaggagaaaatgtggAGGTATTTAGCACCTGGAGGCAGAAGAATAAAACCCCAGATGGCCCTTTTGGCTCATGGCTATGAGAAAGAAACATCTCTAGTGTCCGATCTTTTCCACTGACATCTTATTATACTTTGGATCACCTATAAAAATGcatgtatgtgtttatttcacTGAATAGGTTGCAGTCAAGGTGGAGAAGGTAGTTTGGTACAGGAGGTGACTTTTAGTTGTCATTTTAGTTcacaacttctttaaaaaaaaaaaaagattttatttgtgagagagagcacaagcagggggagcagcagaaggagaagcagactccccaagcctaacgtggggctcaatcctaggacccagggaacataacctgagctgaaggcagacacttaaccaactgagccacccaggcacccctatttcacAACTTCTCAAGTTTAAAAGCATGTGgagtgagggatgcctgggtggcacagtcagttaagggtctgactcttggtttcagctcgggtcatgatcccagggtcctgagacagagcccttgtcaggctccacgctcggaatggagtctgcttaagatgctctctcccttcattcttccctcccctcccccttttctaaaacaaataaatacatcttaaaaaaaaaaaagacagagaacttGTGGAGTGAGTGAACAAAGACACATCTAGCATATGGTGAGAAATCCTGCTCAGTCACCCAGGCAAGCCTCACTGGATAGAAGTGAAGGACCCGTGAGCTAGTGTGCTAGCCTCTGTACACGGTGAGAAAGACAGGGCCAGGCAGTCACTGCAGCGCTTTCTGATAATTTCTGGGTATCTCTAATAATCCCAAACAAGAGCCCTAAAAAGCCAAACAACTTCAAGTCATGTTTATTTTAAACTAAACATAGCCTAGTGACCTTGGATAAGCCAATTCCACTCTCGGGGCCCATTAAACTAACTGGAAAATGATCTTCTAAGATTCATTGGAGACTGTGATGCTAAATAGGATACACCTAAACATCACATTGAATTTCCCAAGGAAGTCCAAGTAAAAGACAGTTTGTCCACCAATTAGATGATGTGCAGTGAATCTAGGCTTGGAAACTATGGTCACCATAGGAAAAATAGTGGAGGGCGAGTAggtgaatctgctgggtttggcaGTTGGGAAGAGGGGACCCTCAAAACTCAACAGACCTTCATCTAGCCACTCTATCCTTAAACAAATACATGTGGCACACAAGCAAGCACTGTGGTAAGCTCtaggtggaaggaaaaaaaaaaacaaaaaaaacaaaccatggtCCCATAACATGATCTTTCTAGCGGGAAGACAGAAAATGTATACACAAAAACCCCACAGAACACCAGATGGTAGTAACTgctaaagaaaacataaagtcaGGGGCTCAGGGTGTGCCGGGGTGCGGGAGCATGCTTGCTGCCTTCTGCAGAGTGGCTGGGGCAGGCCCGACTGCAGACGACGGTGCTACTGCGGACGGGCTCTTGAAGCGAGTGAGGGAGCAAAGCAACAGATGCCGGATGCTCCAGGCAGGAGGAAGAGTCCATGCAAAGGCCCGCACCACGTGGGAGTGTGCCTGGCGGGAGTGTGCCTGGCGGGTTAGCAACACAGAGCAGACCCAAGCGGCTGGGGAACAGGGAAGGGATCTGAAGAGAAAGGAGGTGTGCGCACTGTGGGGAAGAGCGGGAGCGTGAATGGACCAGAACGCTTGCGCAGCAGCGAGGTTTGTTTGGTCACAAACCCACAGCGGGACCGATTTGTGTTTTTCTCCAGCTACCCTCGGCTGCCCGGCTGCCGCTGGCCGGACATGTAACAGGCAGAACCTTGCATTTCACTTTGCTCGGGATGCTGCCATTCGTGAGGAACCACATAAAAGGAATAAGGGAGCCGAAGGTGTGGGGAGGGGCGGTAGTAATTACAAATATGGACCAGAGAGGTCCAAATAGGGACAGAGAACGGAAAAATGGAAAGGCCTAATCCCATGAGCTACTGGGTGTGGGGGGCCAGGTGGCAGAAGCATCAGGGGACCAGGAGTTCAGCTCTCATTTCGGACGCTGTAATTCTGCCCCCTGCTTCTAAACAGCTGTCAACTGCTTGTGGACTTCCTCCTGCTATTCTCCTCCCGCCTCCCCTTCTGTTCTATTCATTCCCATCCTGGCCCTGAAGCTGGAAATAACTaatgggcatggggtgggggtggggggcttcatGTTAGGGGTATGCAGATAAGGGTTAGAAACAGCCACAATCAGagcggggaggggaagaaagagcaaggaaactgtgccctctCTTTTTCACCCTCCCAAGTCCAGGTGAAAGGTCAGCACATCAAGAGGCACGTTGCCTCTGGAGCTTTAGCAATTAAATCCTGTCATTATGTTTGGTCCCAGCTTCAGTGCGCATGGCTTTTCAGAGTGATTGGATCAGGGCAgactctgctgctttctctggtTTAAAGGTGCATTTCTGCACTCAGCAAACGTCCGAGTCATTGTATAGCAGAGAAATGCCATTATTTTGCCTCTTGACATACACTGCACATAAATCTCTCCGTAGGAGGCCCTGaccaaaatgggaagaattctccAGACTAGCAAATTGTTCCCATGAACTATTCAGGCTTTGAACCTTTTCTGAGAGACAGATTTGGCAGggcatttttttggtttttcattcttttagaaTGATTATGTTAACACTATTAATAAGACATAGTTGATTAGGAAAACAGAACACAGAC
This region includes:
- the USP26 gene encoding ubiquitin carboxyl-terminal hydrolase 26; the protein is MATLRVHGFVQIWNRKMGMSRTKEAYIETVERKKRIKLVVCFTTGESVTFQLNNIKNVVFRSYGEKQNHLRLIFQNNSFLFMERLYFRDAVQLKMFLDRVHQNNTQSSVRPGKDGDIFARKTAPKEINKNSFHKAGKKKPSSRSFQIGEGTRTPDHQKRASSASKSSKLHCKDLLENRYGKRKRMVSSGSEMTGNTPKKTNSVGKMKSQTNPLRHVSHDEKKKLRLRVLKKKKNVEFEALIKTTSPGKPQLDGTGLLQMLTEKLYLAFLLAPKYNANDPEWDKLKMTFDFYPEKLWQGLPNLGNTCYMNAVLQSLFSIPSFADDLLSQDFPWDKIPLGALSMCLAQLFVLKNIYNIKIKERLLVNIKKAISTVAEIFSGNIQNDAHEFLGHCLDQMKENMGKLNTIWKMKIESKEDNTAQQVFADSAATRVLICPVITNFEFELLRSIICQACGQVVLKTEVSNYLSINLPQGMKALPLSIQSAFDLFFGAEELEYKCEKCQHRSSVAVHKFSRLPRVLIVHLKRYIFNEFWSLRKDDQEVVISKYLKLSSHCNESTKPPLPVSKNVHNRDIQVLKVFQKLSAERLQPSALSQKLTSASRVHRVPHAGPDKESKPQKSRILYEGSRREQQKKDLGKRSRLNGTDSKLVNLGDGIVIEKEVLAAGLMIDLEQVSPYLICDNEGKPRSGPETHLAGIHLQEASENRKRKKYKKTNTLVDFESVADTVEDFYDGKKNRISKESQKLAEQTKQQERVRLYEQALQQALLQALLKPHVQWYTQNLRRHTDLSLQGANVNSLGESSSNKSPGKKQALDTKTETEAKTPKRSAEMRDLYAYRLIGVVSHLGKSPNSGHYISDAYDFERQVWFTYNDLQVSSIQEALMQEARLCTGYIFFYMHNEIFEELLKREKNSQSHSAETRETPQEK